In Candidatus Neomarinimicrobiota bacterium, the genomic window CCTGCTTGGATATAGCCACCATAGATACCTACCAAAAAATAGGCAAATCCAGGTCCCAGCCAACTTCCAACATAGGATTCCGGCTCAATGGGATCCTTCCCTTCTTTGTTGGTTGAGAACAGGGTGAACAGTGACATAATGATCATGACCAGAGCCAGACTGACCTGAAACTGGTCATTGCTGACTTGAGTAGCCAGCCAGGCACCGATGATACCACCGGGTACAGTATACAGTGCTGCTTTAAGCGAGAAATAACCGGGATTAACCTTCTTCTTGACAAAGCGTCCAACTGCAAATGTGTTCTGCATCAGAATGGCCATGCGATTGGTCCCATTGGCCATATTGGGTGGCAGTCCCAGAAAAATGAGGAGGGGCAAAGTTAAAAAGGATCC contains:
- a CDS encoding sulfite exporter TauE/SafE family protein; translation: GSFLTLPLLIFLGLPPNMANGTNRMAILMQNTFAVGRFVKKKVNPGYFSLKAALYTVPGGIIGAWLATQVSNDQFQVSLALVMIIMSLFTLFSTNKEGKDPIEPESYVGSWLGPGFAYFLVGIYGGYIQAGVGFLVLTVLLWQNINLVHGNAVKLTIIIFFTTIALLIFAWNGQVNWGMGIMLGVGNMLGAWLGTHVAITKGHNFIKQVVTVAVIGFAIKLLLDL